The Borrelia duttonii Ly genomic sequence ATCTAAAATTTGACTAATTTGATATGACAGTTCTTCTGCTTTATCTGCTAATTTTTTAAATTTATATTTATACTTCATATTATTTATATAATTTTTTAAATGGATAGCATCACCATCTTTAATATTATCTTTATTATTTTGAAAGTCTTTATAAATTGTCATTACATATACTTTACCAGCATCTCTTATTTTTTGAAGTTCATCAAATTTATCTTTAAGTCGTTGCAAATCTTTTAAACTTAAGTAATAAAGATCTTTTTGTTTTTGAGATAATGGTATTAATGCAATTTCAAAATAATTGTGGGCATATTTTTTAAATGAAGTTAAAATATCTTCTATTAATACATTATATTCCGTATTAACATCATATTCATTTTGTTTATAAGTAATATTGATATTTGCTTTTTCTGCCAACTTATTTAGGATTATCTCAAAGTTAATAATAGCAAGTCGTCGATACTCCAATGCTAAATAAATTAACTTTCTGGAACTTCTGTTGTTACGACTTGCATAAACCTCGCCATTATAGTAATCTTTGGCTATCTTAAATACTTGTTGATTATCAACACCATACAAAACATGATCTTCTATCCAATCATCATTCTTTGTATATGTCTGCAATGTATATTTAGATCTTATAATTTTGTCTCTCAATTTAGCTACTATAATTTTT encodes the following:
- a CDS encoding virulence associated lipoprotein: MRYNLSGAFILINLIAITTLTCKQNIESFKKLKEELREAENIRNNLEIYTKNAHTDEIRQKKIIVAKLRDKIIRSKYTLQTYTKNDDWIEDHVLYGVDNQQVFKIAKDYYNGEVYASRNNRSSRKLIYLALEYRRLAIINFEIILNKLAEKANINITYKQNEYDVNTEYNVLIEDILTSFKKYAHNYFEIALIPLSQKQKDLYYLSLKDLQRLKDKFDELQKIRDAGKVYVMTIYKDFQNNKDNIKDGDAIHLKNYINNMKYKYKFKKLADKAEELSYQISQILDVKKV